Genomic DNA from Salvia miltiorrhiza cultivar Shanhuang (shh) chromosome 1, IMPLAD_Smil_shh, whole genome shotgun sequence:
ATTGTGACAATGCTTCAACTAGCAAGCGATAAAaacattaaataatttttgCACTTCTATTAAATCTTAGAACATCTAGTTGTTTAGTTCAATTTATAGACATGGAGATCCATCTTCTGATGTATGTTGCTTGATAGCTGCCTCCTGGCATGTTGTCTCCAATACTTTTCTGATTGCTAGTCTGTGGTTCTAATATTTTTGGTAATATGCATGACCGAGTAGGAATTGCTATCAAGAAATCGTGTTCAATTTTTTCTATTATTGGTTCTACTTTCATGACGATTCATGCTCTTCTTGCATTATGTCCCAGTCCCACCTGTCTCCACTTGAAAATTTGATTCTATCTTCAACATGTGCAGCTTCTTGGGAGGGTTTTCAACATTCTTCGTGAGAATAACCCTGAGCTTGCTGGGGATAGGCGCAGGACAGTTATGAGACCTCCTCAAGTACTTCGTGAAGGCACAAAGAAAACTGTTTTTGTGAATTTTATGGATCTCTGCAAAACGTATGCTACTTATTACTGTTTCCCGTCGCATAAAATAGATTTACAGCTTTGGCCTTTTAGTTTGCATACACTCACTACATCAAAACACACTGGGAAAAGCAAATATAAGTTGGGACTTTGAAACCatacatttttttgtattataATCTTGGTGCCTGATTTATCTGCTCGTAACTATTTGGTTTTGTTCTGATGCTCACTACTTGTGCATTGTGATATATGAAGATATTATATGTTCATTTGGGGGGTTCATTCTCCACAGGATGCACAGACAACCAGAGCATGTAATGACTTTCCTTCTGGCTGAAATGGGAACAAGTGGATCTCTTGATGGACAACAAAGATTGGTTGTTAAAGGGAGGTTTGCTCCTAAGAATTTTGAGGGAATCTTGCGACGCTATATTAGTAAGTTTATCCATTGCTATTCTGGAGATTTTCTGATGGACTTGTTGCTGTCACGATAGCCTCCATATCCCTTGCTGAGATTTATTCTTTCTTTGTGACATTTACTTTTTCATCTAAAATATTGATCTCTGGATCTATTTGTCCACCAATTGCTTGAAATGTGAAATATGAACTGACTATTAGTTCAGGTCTTACAAATTTGTCTGTGGAATGATATCTGCAGATGAGTATGTCATATGCAATGGTTGCAAAAGTCCTGATACTATTCTTTCAAAGGAGAACCGTCTCTTCTTCCTCAGATGTGAGAAGGTAGTCCCCTTATCTTCTCACTACATATTTAGGCATATGAGGTTTTTGATTAGCAACTGAAAGCCTTGTCTTGTGAGAAGTAGTTCCGTGTTCTGCAAATTATTATGTgctatgttattttatttaatctgGGGCTGTGATGATTGAACATTGTCTGCATTCTCTGTGTGTTTCCTGAATTAGATTTCTCACTGTTCTGAGGTCCCTGCTGTAACAGGGAAACTCTGATACTTAGCAGTTTAATTTCTTTACCCTTGCCCTTCTCCCATGACTTATTGAGACAATTTTTCTGTAACCCTATGCTTAGATCTCTTTTTGTTATTATAATTTTAGGAACCTTGTTGAGATTCATAACAGATTATTTATAAGCCATGTGGTAAACTGGTTTTCTTTATGGTATTCTCTAGAGGCCTGTGATGATCTAGATATTTGCATGCATTGTCTGATTGCTCTAGTTGAAGAGTCTTTTTATACAAAGTCCGAGGTCTCCAGGAAagttaaatactccctccatccgccaaaattatgtaaaattgcttgggcacgggatttaataaaattggtgatgattttgatgtagtggagaaagggtcccaccactttatgagatgtgtggtcgagattgagttttgagtgggtttttttgtaaataaagagtgttagtaaggataaaatattaaagaagatggtgggaccattgccataaaaggaaagtgacataattttggcggacgccaaatatagtaatttttacataatcttggcggacggagggagtaacattttTGGAAAACATTGTCAACCTTTTGGGAACACCTTTTAAGTGCCCCCATTCTTGTAACAGGGAAACTCTGATACCTCATAAATTATcacattatttatttacttttgacCTTCTCCCATACATCCTGTTATCCTATTCTTAGTCTGTGTTGAAATTAATTGTCAAATGGCAATAAACTGATTAATTTTGTGGTATTGTTCACGGCCTGTGATGATCTAAATATTTGCCTACATTGTCTGATTGCTCTAATTGAAGAGTCTTTTTAAATCAAATCTGAGGCCTTTGggatttataattttgaaaaacagTGTCAACTTCCTGGAGTACCTTTTAAGTGCTCTCTAACTGGGAAAGTCTTATACTTgacattatattttatatacctTCCCATTCTGATATGGATAGAAATGGACGAAGGACCCGTTGGATATAATGGCCCAAGAACCCGACGTATGTGAGTAGGCAGCGGACTCCTTAGATCGAGAATCTAGTTTGATCAACCCCCTAAGAGCGTAGAAACCTCGACCCATTGGCTATAGAATCAGCCAAGAACCTCGGTATGGATGAACGCCACAAGACCTTGCTCAAGTGTCTTGATAAGTTCTAAAACAAgtgaaaaactcaacaaaagAGAATTCAACTCACTAAGCAAGAATGCTAATTTTCGTTTATATCAATGGTGTGTCAAATACAAGTGATTACATGCATATTTATAGGCTCAAAAAGGTCTCTTGAGAGCCCCACTCCCTTACCACTACTTAAAACTATTAAAAAGGCACATAATATCACAAATGTAACTCCCAAACACTTGGTACGACTCTTGGACACCAAAAGTCacttattaaatataaaaaatataacttaAAATGAACTTTTTGTGTGCTGCACCCATTTGGACGAAAATGTAGTGTTTATTCTTCAATTTGGGCCTCCAAAATATGATGTGATATCAGCCCAAACTTCAAGTAGCATCAAGCCCAtcaacttgaataatattcaccatttggcccaatgtagaattgtcttggacttgggctttaatttCAGCAACTAAAAGCATCATGGACTCCTTTATtcttttggctctagctcttGTGATTGGCCCACTTTGAATAATCAAAGGTTTTATCTTGTCCTTGGCCAGCTTGGATGCGTCTCCATCACATTCTCCATTGACTTCATTGAGACAATATATTCTGTAATTCTATGCTCAGGTGGCTTTTGTTAGTATAATTGTACGAGCCATATAGATAGAATTGGGGCACTAAACtgattattttcataaatcaTATGTAATTTTCTGTTAGTAAACTGATTGTGTTTAGCGTATTCTCCCGAGGCCTGTGATGATCTAATTATTTGCCTACATTGTCTGATTTCTCTAGTTGAAGAGTCTTTTTGTAATATGTCTGAGGCCTCGAGGGAAAGTTAGACAATTTTCAAAAACACTGTCAACCTCTTGGAACACCATTTTTATTGCTCTCTAGATTCTAATAGTGAAACTCTGATTCTTCACATTTTATCTCATTTACCCTAGTTTTCTTCCCATGACTTGTTGGGACAGTTTTTCTGTAATGCTATGCTTATTATTCGTATAATAGTAGAAGCCTATAGACATTTGTACGTTCTAAAATGATtccatttttattattcatGTTGGTATCTGTTGGTCGTAAattgattactttgtatagtTCTCTCACAAGGCATGTGATGATTTAAATATTTGCCTATATTGCCTGATTTCTCTAGTTGAAGAGTCTTTTGTACTAAATCTGAGGCCTCGGGGAAACTCGGGGAAAATTAGATGATTTTCATAGGCATTATCAACCTTTTGAAACACCTTTAAGTGATCTCTAGCTTTAGAACCGggaaactctaacacttgacattttattttacttacCCTTCCCCCATGACTTATTGAGTTAAAATATGTTCTGTAATCCTCCTATGCAGCTATGCTTAGTAGGAACCATTTGGAAATTTATTGGGACCAAGCTGATTAATTCTATAGACTATGTAGTAATTTGTAGGTAGTGAGCTGACTATTTTTATACTAGTATTTTCCAAAGGCCTGTGATGACCAACATATTTGCCTACATTGTCTGATTGCTCTTATAGTTGAAGAGTCTTTTCCTACAAGTCTGAGGCCTTTGAGGATGTTGATAATTATCAAAAGCACGAAACCTTTCAGTCAATTGGTTAAGTGCTCTCTATCTTATGATAAGGAAACTCATACCccaaattctattttttatagCCCGCCCTTCTCCCTTGACTTATTGGGACAGCATAGTCTGATATCCTATGCTTTGGTGGCTTATTAATGGGTAACAATAGTTGAAGCCATGTGGAAATTTATTGGTGTCCTGATGTCTGAATTTTTTTGAACTTGAATAATTTACCATCTGGACACATTATTATGCAATAGCAAATTTTTATTTGGGTGCTACTTTCCGAGAGCTACAATAATTTTAGCATTTGGGTAATTGTTAAGTCTTTTATTCTTGTGTATTTTTGTAGTGTGGTTCTGGGAGGTCAGTGGCTCAGATCAAAGCTGGATTTGTGGCTCGTGTTGGTCGTCGGAAAGCTGGAACATGAAGTATATTTGTTCTTGTGGACAGTTTG
This window encodes:
- the LOC131006573 gene encoding eukaryotic translation initiation factor 2 subunit beta-like isoform X2, translating into MAEDENQIEVKEEVKDEGGDIAPFDPSKKKKKKKPVAQELAEDDSVDTIAEKTESLSVSDGLETSFAGLKKKKKKAAHTDLNEEKETVGEDVDDTIGEDEEGEGIVLQQNTWEGSDRDYEYEELLGRVFNILRENNPELAGDRRRTVMRPPQVLREGTKKTVFVNFMDLCKTMHRQPEHVMTFLLAEMGTSGSLDGQQRLVVKGRFAPKNFEGILRRYINEYVICNGCKSPDTILSKENRLFFLRCEKCGSGRSVAQIKAGFVARVGRRKAGT
- the LOC131006573 gene encoding eukaryotic translation initiation factor 2 subunit beta-like isoform X1: MAEDENQIEVKEEVKDEGGDIAPFDPSKKKKKKKPVAQELAEDDSVDTIAEKTESLSVSDGLETSFAGLKKKKKKAAHTDLNEEKETVGEDVDDTIGEDEEGEGIVLQQNTWEGSDRDYEYEELLGRVFNILRENNPELAGDRRRTVMRPPQVLREGTKKTVFVNFMDLCKTMHRQPEHVMTFLLAEMGTSGSLDGQQRLVVKGRFAPKNFEGILRRYINEYVICNGCKSPDTILSKENRLFFLRCEKLGCVSITFSIDFIETIYSVILCSGGFC